The sequence below is a genomic window from Providencia rettgeri.
CATAAACCATAGCACGGAGTTAGTCGCTGATTTACGAGAAGAACCAGTACCGACAACGTCACCCACGTAAGCTAATGGGAAACCTTTCTTATTCAGCGCATCAATTTGCTTGATTGGGCCAACATTACCCGCATCGTCTGGTTCAATACCATCGCGTGCGTTTTTCAGCATTGCTAATGCGTGTAATGGGATATCTGGACGTGACCATGCATCAGGAGCAGGTGATAAATCATCGGTGTTAGTTTCACCAGTGACTTTGAACACAGTCACGGTCATTTTTTCAGCTAATGCAGGACGCTCTTTGAACCACTCGGCATCTGCCCATGATTCAATAACTTGTTTCGCGTGAACATTTCCCGCTTTCGCTTTTTCTTCTACATCGTAGAAGTTATCAAACATCAGTAAGGTGTGGGAGAGTGCTTTAGCGGCGATTGGCGCCAGTTTTTCGTCATCCAACGCTTCAATTAGTGCATGGATGTTATATCCGCCCTGCATAGTACCTAACAGTTCAATGGCTTTTTCGGGGGAGATAAGAGAAGAGGAAGTTTCGCCTTTCGCTATCGCGGCTAAAAATCCAGCTTTTACGTACGCTGCTTCGTCAACACCAGGGGGGACGCGGTTGGTCAGCAGGTCTAACAGGAAATCTTCTTCACCTTTGGGTGGGTTTTTGAGTAACTCTACCAGTGCAGCTACTTGTGACGCATCTAATGGCTTAGGGACAATCCCTTGAGCGGCACGCTCGGCTACGTGCTTACGGTATTCTTCTAGCACGACGTTCTCCTCGCTTCATTGTAATTTGTATACCCGGCTGTCTGCACCATACTGACAAAATTATCATCCGGTGCCAGGTCAGAGGAATTTGCTCGCATAATCTCAATGGCGGTAAAATTATGCCCAGCTTCGGGCGATCAGCATAGCAGAATTTAAACGTAATGTTAATTCATTCACAAGAAAGCAACATTTAACTACTAACTTTACGCCTTAACACTTCATTACTGGCTATTTTTCAGCTTAAGATACTATTAATCATCGTAAAACGCCGAAAAAACCATACTTTTTATAATGCATTTTAAAACTTAAAGCACCCTAATTAGTGCCTTTTTTCATCAGCTATCACAAATTATATTTTTTATCGCAATTTTATTTATATTACTAATTGATAAGGTAAATCATTGCGATTGGTTTTAATCCTTTTAACGGTTTTAATGGATTTTACCGCCCTTTTAAACCCATTAAATTGCCAAACGGGTCTTCAAGTTGACACATTCGATTATTACCATCTATTAACATTGGCCCGCGGTACAGTTTTGCCCCTAGCTGAGTGAAATGCTCAAAAGCCAAATCAAAATTATCGACTTGCCAATACAATACCGTTCCTTTTTTACCTTCACTGACTTTTTTATCCGCTTGCACCACTTCTATCGTGAAGTCCCCGACATGTAATAACGTGAAATCAAAATTAGGCAGGTACTCCGCCCTTGCCTGTGGAAACGCTTTCTGGTACCAAGCCAATCCTGCTTGTACATCGGGTACGTGGATTAAAATTGCAGTAGGTTTTAGTTCCATAGCGTTTTCTCATTGATATATATTATTTTGTTTTAGCTTACACTAATGATTAAAAGTGAGTAAATGTCGATAAGGTGTAAACAATGGCCAAACCAGCGATTGCTTACGCCTTGAGCATCATCAAGTCAGATCATTTGACCCTGTAAATATACAGAATTATTTACAGGGTCTTACAGAATCATCTAAGGAAATTATTGTATTGACCTAAACCTATTTAGATAGAAAATTTAAGAACCCACATATTTTCCGGATCCATCCATCCATAAAATCGCTGGCATTTCATAAAAATAGAAGTTCAAGTCATCATCATCCTCTGCTTTAGCATTTTCAGGCCAGTATTGTTCAAGATGATTAACAATTTCTTGACTATTAGCATTCCAATACGGAATGTTTTTGCCTAAAGGATCATCAGGAGAACAGAATCTAATTATTTGCTTCTCTAATAACTCTTTTATCATAGAAAAGAATATCCCCCTATGTTCATAGAAACACTTGTTTGGATTCCAACTCACTATGGAACCAAACAACCCTGATAACCATAGCCCTTTTGCATCACCAATAATCTCATCAAAATGTAGAGTTTTTTCCATTATAGACTCACTTTAAAAATTTTATTTCTGCTGGTGCAGCATCCTTAGCAATACCTCTTGGAATATCAATCGTCCAAGCCTTCCCTGTTTCACTTGCAGAATGAGAAAAATCACGTAGATTGAAGCTCCCATTTGGGGTTTTAACAGTATAAATATTTCCTTTTCCCGGAACAGCCCTTACTTCCGGTAAAACTCTATTACCTGTTAACTCAACAAAATACTGCTTAATTTCTACTTCTGATGCTCCATTAAAAATCTTTGCGTTACCTTTGTTTGGCGTTTCAATTAAAGTCCTATTTCCTATTTGAATGCCAGATCTACTATTATCATATTCAAATAATTCTTTAATTTCATTTTTTCTATTAGAAACTTGAATTGTTTGTTGTTTAAGCCTTTGATCATCGGGCTCAAGTCCATTAGGAGTGCCACTTACGCTACCACCAGAAGTCTCTAAAGCACCTTTTTCTTCTACCCCTAACTCCATTCCAACATTTGGATTTTTTGCTGCTTTATCTAAATCATTTGAGCAACTCAGTCCGAAAGTACAATCAAACGTTTCCGCTAGACCATCACGAACAGCGCCTAATGTATTTTCGATGCCTTTTGCAATGTTGCTATTTGCCGTTTGTGTGGCTTGTGAATTTGAACTAACGCCATGAGGTAATGCAGGAACATTCGGAGAGGGGATAGCAAACATGCTACTTTGGGCTATTTTCAGCTTATTTAATTCATTTACATTAAACTGAATTTTATCCGTAGTACTTTTATGTTGTCTCTTAATTTCGAACAATTGATTTCTAGCATCACGGTCAGCTCGCTTATTAACCGCATCTATATATAGATCTATATTATCAAAAGGAAATCTCGGTATACCCGGTATATTATCGTCAAAATCATCTGCGAGGAGCCTGTCTCTATCTTCAATTGTGCGAAATTTAAAGGTTGCTGAAATCTTTAATTGTGAGGAGTCTGAAGATTGAAAATTCCATTTATATGTACAAGGGTACTTTTGCGGATCAATGATAAATTTCCAGCCAGGCGATTTTTCAATCTCCGCAATATCCTTTCTCAATATAATTAAATCATTTTCAATTAATGTTTGTTTAGATTTTAAATTATCCTTAATTTTAATCGAAGGATTTTTAAAAATGTCGACTTTGTGATTATTAACATCATCATGGATATCAGCTATTTTTATATTATCATAAAGATTTTCATGTAAAATACATTTTAATTTTTCATACCTCCCAGTTAAATCAATATCTTCATGGGCATTATCATAATTATTAAAATAATCATTGAATGCTCTCTTGGATTGTTTCCCCATACAGTTATTGTACCTAGGTGTGTCACATCATTCATAAACTAACTTCCTTATCAGTTATAAAATAGAATAAAAAAATTAGAATTTAATATTTTTATAGTCAACTAACCGTTCTTAATAAGAAATATTCGGTTATTTAAAATTAACTACGTATTACTTATAAAATAATCAATATCGACTTTAATTAACAATTGAATAAGAACACGCGACTGACTGTTTATATTTACAAAAACAAAAAAAGCCAACGTGTTTCCACATTGGCTTCAATTCGCTTTGGTGATAAACAGCATACTAGAGATACTGTTTATCTATGCGATTAAAGAAAATTATTTTTTCTTTTTCGCTTTTGCGTTTGGTAAATCAGTAATGCTACCTTCGTAAATTTCAGCAGCCATACCGAATATTGCCTAAGGTAGCCACTACCCACACACGTTCCAAATCAGGCAGCTAATCATCCCGTTAGCTGAGATCCCAGTACAGAACTGGGATCTTTTAACTTTTAAAAATCAGACCACTCTGCGTAGCTAATGTCATCTTCGGTTAATTCAGTAAAACCATCTTGACTCAACATTTCTTTAAAATAGAGGATAGTATCTTCTAACGCTTTCTCAATGGTACTTCCACGTCCAATGGCGCACTCGGGGCAACCATCAAATTTTCTTTTTATTGCTAAATCCGTCATACCTGTAAAAAAACCCGACTGATCCTCATAAATTTTTATCTTCATTTTGGCATAAGGCAAAATAGGGATCATAGTAACTGTGAATTCAGCAACTGTTTTCTCTATACAGCTCACTTTTGTAATACTTAAATCATGCCACATAGCATATCCCTCTATATTATTGTTTTCCAAAAGATATTATCTTTCCTTCGGACGTTCTATCTAAATATTTCCCGTTTTTATAATAACGAGTCACATTATCAGTCGCACCTCTTACTTTCACTGTTCTAGCACCTTTTAAGTTTTTGACAAATTCTTCAGCTTTGTTTCTGTACTGCTCAATACTACCCGCTCCAACTTCTTTTCCATGTTTTTCATAATGCTTCTGTAATGATTCGTCAGGAGAGTTAAAACTACCCTGATGCCATTTATTTTTAATATTATTTTTGTTTTCAGATAAATAGGCAATATCTTCGACTGTAATCTGATTAGGCAGTGGGGTTATATACGTATTATCTATATGTTCAGGTATTTGATCTCCGCCAGTATCCGTCCGCTCTTGCTCAGGTATCTGGTTGCCACCCGTATCAATTTTTCCTTGTTCGGGTATTTGGTTTCCGCTTGTATCCGTCCGGCCTTGCTCAGGTATTTGGTCGCCACCAGTATGAAATTTCTCAACATTTGAATTATTTGCTGCTTTATCTATATCATTTGAGCAACTCAGTCCGAAAGTACAATCAAACGTTTCCGCTAGACCATCACGAACAGCGCCTAATGTATTTTCGATGCCTTTTGCAATGTTGCTATTTGCCGTTTGTGTGGCTTGTGAATTTGAACTAACGCCATGAGGTAATGCAGGAACATTCGGAAAGGGGATAGCAAACATGCTACTTTGGGCTATTTTCAGCTTATTTAATTCATTTACATTAAACTGAATTTTATCCGTAGTACTTTTATGTTGTCTCTTAATTTCGAGCAATTGATTTCTAGCATCACGGTCAGCTCGCTTATTAACCGCATCTATATATAGATCTATATTATCAAAAGGAAATCTCGGTATACCCGGTATATTATCGTCAAAATCATCTGCGAGGAGCCTGTCTCTATCTTCAATTGTGCGAAATTTAAAGGTTGCTGAAATCTTTAATTGTGAGGAGTCTGAAGATTGAAAATTCCATTTATATGTACAAGGGTACTTTTGCGGATCAATGATAAATTTCCAGCCAGGCGATTTTTCAATCTCCGCAATATCCTTTCTCAATATAATTAAATCATTTTCAATTAATGTTTGTTTAGATTTTAAATTATCCTTAATTTTAATCGAAGGATTTTTAAAAATGTCGACTTTGTGATTATTAACATCATCATGGATATCAGCTATTTTTATATTATCATAAAGATTTTCATGTAAAATACATTTTAATTTTTCATACCTCCCAGTTAAATCAATATCTTCATGGGCATTATCATAATTATTAAAATAATCATTGAATGCTCTCTTGGATTGTTTCCCCATACAGTTATTGTACCTAGGTGTGTCACATCATTCATAAACTAACTTCCTTATCAGTTATAAAATAGAATAAAAAAATTAGAATTTAATATTTTTATAGTCAACTAACCGTTCTTAATAAGAAATATTCGGTTATTTAAAATTAACTACGTATTACTTATAAAATAATCAATATCGACTTTAATTAACAATTGAATAAGAACACGCGACTAACTGTTTATATTTACAAAAACAAAAAAAGCCAACGCGTTTCCACATTGGCTTCAATTCGCTTTGGTGATAAACAGCATACTAGAGATACTGTTTATCTATGCGATTAAAGAAAATTATTTTTTCTTTTTCGCTTTTGCGTTTGGTAAATCAGTAATGCTACCTTCGTAAATCTCAGCAGCCATACCGAATATTACCTAAGGTAGCCACTACCCACACACGTTCCAAACCAGACAGCTAATCATCCCGTTAGCTGACAGCGAGTAAGATCGTTAATTCAGATCCCAGTGTAGAGCAAGGATTTTTACTCATTCAGTAAAAATTCATTGTTTCTTTAATGTATCTCTGGCTTCAATCAATATTGAAATTAGATCATCTAAAGGCATTTTAGCTGTAAAACCGTGGGATAAATCTGAACCAAATAGTTCAATTTCTAAATTATCTACACCTTTATCTTGATTAATTTCTGCAACCCGCTCCCAATTTAATTGAACCTCTAACGTTAGATTCTCATATTCCATTGGACTTGAAAAAAATAGTTCTAATTTATTATCTTTCATTTTATTGCCTTCTTTGGGTCTAGCACAGTATTAAATGAGCCATCTGCATTATAATTATATCTAACGCCTTTTCCACTAGGCAAACGATATTCAAATGCACCACCACCTAAATCGTTTCGAACTACTTTAGGATCTTTAAAGATTTCTCGGATAAAATTTTCGGCAGCAGCATTTTTTTGCGCTGGATTACCATTTAAGGGTTCAAAAACGCCACTGGGTCTAGCTGCATGTTTGTCCCATGCTCTCACAGCTGAGGATAAGCACGATTGTAGTGTACTAAAGAAGCAGTGGTCAAAACCAGAAAGTATACAATGGGTTCCCCCCAACCGAGGTAAACCAAACCCCAGCCCACAACTCATGTTAAGCGGCAAGTGATTGAGTGAGTTTGGGTTTAAGGTGAGTAACCACATACCCTCACTCACCAAGCCGGACAGTTGATCATCCGGTTGGCTGAGAGCGAGTAAAATGATTAAGGTAAGAGACTAAAATTTGTTGGCATAGTGGCTCTTTAAATAGCCACTATGCCATTATTTTTTATAGATCTTTGTACCTATCAGGAAGGTATTTTCTATGTTCCATTGATTTCATTAAATTTTTTAGATCTGTCAAGTAATGTGATAACTCTTGTTTATTTGAACATTCCGTTTTTTCATATATTTGCTCATCAGATAAATGAGTTAAAACGTAATTTAAGCAATCTGTATAAATTACAACTTCCGATTCAGATAAACGAATATCAAATAAAGTTACATCCGCTTCTGGTATGTAATTAATTTTTAGTATATCCATCCTACCACCTCACATAATCAGAAAATTTTTCTTTAAATTCATCTAGTTTTTCATTACTAGGTCTATT
It includes:
- a CDS encoding VOC family protein, with product MELKPTAILIHVPDVQAGLAWYQKAFPQARAEYLPNFDFTLLHVGDFTIEVVQADKKVSEGKKGTVLYWQVDNFDLAFEHFTQLGAKLYRGPMLIDGNNRMCQLEDPFGNLMGLKGR